A single window of Cydia splendana chromosome 13, ilCydSple1.2, whole genome shotgun sequence DNA harbors:
- the LOC134796367 gene encoding putative inorganic phosphate cotransporter: MVAVSEQDRAPKPDAMFGMRHVMVLLLFLSTTVAYATRVSMSMAIVAMTSSNDYGYPVFEWERSIQDLILSSFFWGYIVLQIPAGMIAGKFGGKNLILTAMLSNGLVNLFVPYAAQKGGWVAVCVCRILMGLTQGLLYPSLHGLLGQWSPVSERSRMGTIVYAGAQLGTIIEMMSAGVLSASRWGWPSVYYVTGISCLGWSLLWIIFGASTPGMSRWISKEERKYIETNTASADISEAKKMVTPWKSIWSSLPFWAILLAHSGQSLGFWTLLTEMPSYMAKVLGVDIKSNGILSALPYVAMYILSFIFSWSADFLINRNICSVSTTRKIFNTIAFWGPAAALLILSYLPAGHLTLAVVILTFTVGLNGAHYVGFLITHIDISPNFASTLMGITNGVGNIFSILAPLSVSAVVKDETSASEWRKVFFISIGFYFLSNMFYVLFMSGNVQPWNEPITENNSLEKGVKTKEDKPGKKNSSSNYGEEKF, encoded by the exons ATGCGATGTTCGGAATGCGACACGTCATGGTTCTTCTGCTGTTCCTATCCACAACTGTCGCCTACGCAACACGAGTTAGCATGAGCATGGCCATCGTGGCCATGACCAGTTCCAACGACTATGGTTACCCA GTTTTCGAGTGGGAGCGCAGCATCCAAGACCTGATCCTGTCATCATTCTTCTGGGgctacatagtgctgcagattCCGGCGGGCATGATAGCCGGAAAGTTCGGGGGCAAGAACCTCATTCTGACTGCGATGCTGTCCAACGGTCTCGTCAATCTGTTCGTGCCGTATGCTGCTCAAAAG GGTGGATGGGTAGCGGTTTGCGTTTGCCGTATTCTCATGGGTCTTACTCAGGGTCTGCTGTATCCGAGTCTACACGGTTTGCTCGGCCAATGGTCACCAGTGTCTGAAAGAAGTCGTATGGGGACCATAGTATATGCAG gagCTCAACTAGGCACTATAATCGAGATGATGTCAGCCGGAGTGCTCTCAGCAAGCAGGTGGGGCTGGCCTTCGGTTTACTACGTCACGGGCATCTCCTGCCTGGGCTGGTCTCTTTTGTGGATCATCTTCGGAGCCTCTACGCCGGGTATGAGCCGATGGATTTCGAAGGAGGAGAGAAAGTATATCGAGACAAATACTGCTTCGGCCGACATTAGTGAAGCCaag aaaatggTGACCCCATGGAAGAGCATTTGGAGTTCACTTCCATTCTGGGCTATCCTACTCGCTCACAGCGGACAGAGTCTTGGTTTCTGGACGCTCCTTACTGAAATGCCTTCCTACATGGCAAAGGTTCTTGGGGTCGACATTAAAAGC AATGGAATCTTGTCTGCGCTTCCCTATGTTGCGATGTACATCCTCAGTTTCATCTTCAGCTGGTCGGCGGACTTCCTTATCAACAGAAACATTTGTTCAGTTTCCACTACACGAAAAATCTTTAATACTATTG CATTCTGGGGGCCTGCAGCTGCATTGCTGATCCTCTCCTATCTTCCGGCAGGACACTTGACACTCGCGGTTGTAATTCTGACTTTCACTGTTGGATTAAACGGCGCTCACTACGTCGGTTTCTTA ATCACACATATTGATATATCACCGAACTTTGCCAGTACCTTGATGGGTATTACAAATGGCGTTGGAAACATTTTCTCCATTCTAGCGCCTCTTAGTGTCTCAGCTGTTGTCAAAGATGAG acaAGCGCTTCGGAATGGCGGAAGGTATTCTTCATATCCATTGGTTTCTACTTCCTCAGTAATATGTTTTATGTCCTCTTCATGTCTGGCAACGTTCAACCATGGAATGAACCTATTACTGAAAATAATAGTTTGG aAAAGGGAGTGAAAACTAAAGAAGATAAACCAGGAAAAAAGAATAGCAGTTCAAACTACGGAGAAGAGAAGTTTTAG